Proteins from a single region of Abyssalbus ytuae:
- the fucP gene encoding L-fucose:H+ symporter permease produces MNPKDKVALVPKKLILPFVLVTSLFALWGFANAVTDPMVQAFKKVLELTNSQAAWVQMAFYGGYFCMALPAALFVRKFSYKFGIIIGLSLYSLGALLFYPAATTGLFWFFCLGLYVLTFGLAFLETTANPYILSMGDHTTATRRLNLAQAFNPVGLIAGLLVAKFFVLDLLQSDDIQNFSVLPEAQKTIIKTSDLMVIRNPYVILGIVVLLVLILITVSKMPQARGDGKIPPLATTFAQLFKNNVYYLGVFALVLYMGSQIMTWTYIYQYAESKGISSNVAANYQLAAFILFTVGRAVGTYLLKFINSGRLLFYFAALGAIFTLGAVLSTGTLGLYFLVGVSFFLSIMFPTIYGIALNNLTEDQAKIGAAGLVMAIVGGALLPQFQGMIIDWGGVGVNDINILGVSEMNISFVLSAICFIAVATYGAWVYKKVV; encoded by the coding sequence ATGAATCCAAAAGATAAAGTGGCCCTGGTTCCAAAAAAATTAATTTTACCATTTGTCTTAGTTACATCTTTATTTGCTTTATGGGGATTTGCAAATGCAGTAACCGATCCTATGGTTCAGGCTTTTAAGAAAGTACTTGAACTAACCAACTCGCAGGCAGCATGGGTTCAAATGGCCTTTTATGGCGGCTATTTTTGTATGGCTTTGCCTGCTGCTCTTTTTGTGCGTAAATTTTCTTATAAATTTGGTATAATTATAGGATTGTCTTTGTATTCACTGGGAGCATTATTGTTTTATCCGGCTGCCACTACAGGATTATTCTGGTTCTTTTGCCTTGGACTTTATGTATTAACATTTGGATTGGCATTTTTAGAAACAACGGCAAATCCTTACATTCTTTCTATGGGAGACCATACAACGGCTACCCGTAGACTTAATCTGGCACAGGCCTTTAATCCGGTGGGTCTTATAGCAGGATTACTTGTGGCAAAATTCTTTGTTCTCGATCTTTTACAATCTGATGATATTCAAAATTTTTCGGTACTTCCTGAAGCTCAAAAAACTATTATAAAAACATCAGACTTAATGGTAATTCGCAATCCTTATGTGATTTTGGGAATTGTGGTACTTTTAGTATTAATACTAATAACAGTCAGTAAAATGCCCCAGGCAAGGGGAGATGGAAAAATACCCCCTTTGGCTACTACTTTTGCACAGCTTTTTAAAAATAATGTTTATTATTTAGGGGTTTTTGCTCTTGTACTCTATATGGGGTCACAAATTATGACCTGGACTTATATATACCAGTATGCTGAATCTAAGGGTATTTCAAGTAATGTTGCAGCTAACTATCAATTAGCAGCCTTTATACTTTTTACTGTGGGAAGAGCTGTAGGCACTTATCTTTTAAAGTTTATCAATTCCGGGAGGTTATTGTTCTACTTTGCAGCTTTAGGGGCAATCTTCACCCTGGGGGCTGTATTATCTACAGGTACTTTAGGGCTATATTTTCTGGTAGGGGTATCCTTCTTTCTTTCTATAATGTTCCCTACAATTTACGGTATTGCTTTAAATAATTTAACAGAAGATCAGGCAAAAATAGGGGCGGCCGGTTTAGTAATGGCTATTGTTGGAGGAGCTTTATTACCTCAGTTTCAGGGAATGATAATAGACTGGGGTGGTGTTGGTGTTAATGATATAAATATTTTAGGTGTCTCAGAAATGAACATTTCTTTTGTGCTGTCGGCTATCTGTTTTATTGCTGTGGCAACCTATGGAGCCTGGGTATATAAAAAGGTGGTTTAA
- a CDS encoding glycoside hydrolase family 125 protein produces the protein MKRRKFIQNTALAGGLAVVNPFKVVAGDYDFLQNFPVVRLPEEKRNFTSKAIEKAIKKFRKYVKNEELGWLFNNCFPNTLDTTVTYSEINGKPDTYVITGDIDAMWLRDSSAQVWPYMQFADEDKALKKLIAGVINRQTQYILKDPYANAFYNDPGKKGEWISDHTNMKPGVHERKYEIDSLCYPIRLAYNYWKVTGDTSPFDSQWRTAMKSILKVFRDQQQKEGKNPYYFERTTSRGTDTRAMAGYGYPVKPVGLICSAFRPSDDATVFSFLIPSNFFAVVSLNQAAEMLETLAQDTNTAKEMRLLSNEVKKAINDYAVVDHKKYGKIYAFEIDGFGNHLMMDDANVPSLLSLPYLDAVDVNDPVYQNTRKFVLSVDNPFFFKGKAAEGIGGPHIGMDMIWPMAITMRGLTSTNKSEIRECIMTLKATHGGTGFMHESFHKDNPENFTRVWFAWANTLFGEFLWKTFKENPEILK, from the coding sequence ATGAAGAGAAGAAAATTTATTCAAAATACTGCTCTGGCTGGGGGGCTTGCGGTAGTAAACCCTTTTAAAGTGGTTGCAGGTGATTACGATTTTTTGCAAAATTTTCCGGTTGTACGCCTACCCGAAGAAAAGCGTAATTTTACAAGTAAAGCAATTGAAAAAGCTATTAAAAAATTCAGAAAATATGTGAAAAATGAAGAGCTTGGCTGGCTTTTTAATAATTGTTTTCCAAATACTCTCGATACCACCGTAACTTATTCTGAAATTAATGGAAAACCTGATACTTACGTAATTACGGGTGATATAGATGCAATGTGGTTGAGGGACAGTTCTGCCCAGGTATGGCCATATATGCAGTTTGCTGATGAAGATAAAGCATTAAAAAAATTAATTGCAGGGGTTATAAATCGTCAGACACAATATATACTAAAAGATCCTTATGCAAATGCATTTTATAACGATCCTGGCAAAAAAGGAGAATGGATTTCGGATCATACAAATATGAAACCGGGAGTACATGAAAGAAAATATGAAATAGATTCATTATGTTATCCTATTCGCCTTGCCTACAATTACTGGAAAGTTACAGGTGATACTTCTCCTTTTGATTCACAATGGAGAACGGCAATGAAAAGTATCCTGAAGGTGTTTCGCGATCAACAACAAAAAGAAGGTAAAAACCCATATTATTTTGAGCGTACAACATCACGGGGTACAGATACAAGGGCAATGGCAGGATATGGATACCCGGTAAAACCTGTAGGGTTAATATGCAGTGCCTTTCGCCCCAGCGATGATGCTACCGTATTTTCCTTTCTTATACCTTCTAACTTTTTTGCAGTGGTTAGCCTTAACCAGGCAGCAGAGATGTTAGAAACCCTTGCACAGGATACAAATACTGCTAAAGAAATGCGATTGCTAAGTAATGAAGTTAAAAAAGCAATTAATGATTATGCGGTTGTCGATCATAAAAAGTATGGTAAAATTTATGCTTTTGAAATAGATGGATTCGGAAATCATCTCATGATGGATGATGCCAATGTTCCCAGCCTTTTATCTTTACCATATCTGGATGCAGTAGATGTAAATGATCCGGTTTATCAAAATACCCGGAAGTTTGTTTTATCGGTAGATAATCCTTTTTTCTTTAAAGGGAAGGCAGCCGAAGGAATTGGCGGGCCTCATATAGGTATGGACATGATATGGCCAATGGCTATAACAATGAGAGGATTAACCAGTACGAACAAATCCGAGATAAGGGAGTGTATTATGACCTTAAAAGCTACCCACGGAGGTACAGGCTTTATGCACGAATCTTTTCATAAAGATAACCCTGAAAACTTTACCCGGGTATGGTTTGCATGGGCCAATACACTTTTTGGAGAATTTTTGTGGAAAACTTTTAAAGAGAATCCGGAAATATTAAAATGA
- a CDS encoding GH92 family glycosyl hydrolase: protein MNLNKTFCFLFILNTARVLFAQDENPVEYVDPLIGTAKMGHLYPGATAPFGSVQLSPDTDTIPYAVNGRYNRDVYKYCAGYQYEDETITGFSHTHFSGTGHSDLGDFLVMPTIGELHLNPGTETNPDSGYRSRFSHDEEYAEAGYYKVKLKDYEIDAELTATTRVGMHRYTFNKGNEAHIILDLQAGIYNYEEKNVWTFVRVENDTLVTGYRQTNGWARTKKVYFAMSFSKPFKNFGQAKQKTGVYRGFWGRFDQTKNFPEMAGKNLKLYFDFDIQEQENIKIKLAVSPVSTEGALKNLQVEIPHWDFDKVKKQTQQAWNAELSKIEIETLKHSDKVNFYTAMYHAFLGPTVYMDVDGRYRGLDQNIHKAENFINYTSFSLWDTYRALHPLFNILQPDRNTDMISSMLEHQKQSVHGMLPIWSHYANENWCMIGYHSASVIADAIVKDNVNFDTDEALKAMVETAKVSYFDGLGEYMEKGYVPEDVSGASVSKTLEYAYDDWAIAQAAKKLGNNSVYKEFMERSGNYKNVFDKKTGFMRPKLKNGSFKKEFDELDTHGQGFIEGNSWNYSLYVPHAPEEMIKMMGGKKQFSTHLDSLFTMNLPDKYFENTEDISREGIIGNYVHGNEPSHHVPYLYNWTDDAYKAQDKIRNILKLKYQTGPEGLSGNDDFGQMSAWYIFSSLGFYPVAPGSENYALGSPAVKKATVKLKNGNVFTIETKNQSSTNVYVKKVELNGEPITQPFISHKSIINGGKLVFYMSGKPNKNLYN, encoded by the coding sequence ATGAATTTAAATAAAACCTTTTGCTTTCTTTTTATTTTGAATACTGCCAGGGTGCTTTTCGCCCAGGATGAAAATCCAGTTGAATATGTTGACCCGCTAATAGGGACAGCAAAAATGGGACACCTATATCCCGGTGCAACAGCACCCTTTGGTAGTGTACAATTAAGTCCGGATACTGATACTATACCTTACGCAGTAAACGGACGTTACAATCGTGATGTATATAAATATTGTGCCGGTTATCAATACGAAGATGAAACTATTACAGGTTTTAGTCACACTCATTTTAGCGGTACCGGACATTCGGACCTTGGGGATTTTCTGGTAATGCCAACCATTGGAGAACTACACCTGAACCCTGGTACGGAAACCAATCCTGACAGCGGATACCGGTCGCGTTTTTCTCACGATGAAGAATATGCAGAAGCAGGATATTACAAAGTAAAATTAAAAGATTACGAAATTGATGCCGAACTGACAGCCACCACACGCGTGGGAATGCACCGTTATACTTTTAATAAAGGCAATGAAGCCCATATTATATTAGATCTGCAAGCCGGAATATACAATTATGAAGAAAAAAATGTATGGACATTTGTAAGAGTAGAAAATGATACTCTGGTTACCGGCTACCGTCAAACCAACGGTTGGGCACGTACGAAAAAGGTTTATTTTGCAATGTCCTTTAGCAAACCCTTCAAAAATTTTGGCCAGGCAAAACAAAAAACAGGCGTTTACCGTGGTTTTTGGGGACGTTTTGATCAAACTAAGAACTTTCCTGAAATGGCAGGAAAAAACCTTAAATTATATTTTGACTTTGACATTCAGGAACAGGAAAACATAAAAATAAAACTTGCAGTATCACCGGTAAGTACAGAAGGCGCTTTAAAAAATTTACAAGTTGAAATACCTCATTGGGATTTTGATAAAGTAAAGAAACAGACTCAGCAAGCATGGAATGCAGAACTTTCAAAAATTGAAATTGAAACTCTCAAACACAGTGACAAAGTAAATTTTTATACGGCCATGTATCATGCTTTTTTAGGCCCTACTGTTTATATGGATGTTGACGGCAGATATAGGGGGCTGGACCAAAATATTCATAAAGCAGAAAATTTTATTAATTATACCAGTTTTTCCCTGTGGGATACATATCGTGCTCTTCACCCTTTATTTAATATTTTACAACCCGACAGAAATACTGATATGATCTCTTCAATGCTGGAGCATCAAAAGCAAAGTGTTCATGGCATGTTGCCCATATGGTCTCATTACGCCAATGAAAACTGGTGTATGATTGGCTATCACAGTGCCTCGGTAATTGCTGATGCTATTGTAAAAGATAATGTGAATTTTGACACTGATGAAGCTTTAAAAGCTATGGTAGAAACAGCAAAAGTCAGCTATTTTGACGGACTGGGAGAATATATGGAAAAAGGGTATGTTCCTGAAGATGTGAGTGGTGCCTCGGTATCTAAAACATTAGAATATGCTTATGATGATTGGGCTATCGCACAAGCAGCCAAAAAGCTGGGTAATAACTCTGTATACAAAGAGTTTATGGAACGATCAGGAAATTATAAAAATGTTTTTGATAAAAAAACAGGTTTCATGAGGCCTAAGTTAAAAAATGGTTCTTTTAAAAAAGAGTTTGATGAACTGGACACCCACGGACAGGGGTTTATTGAAGGAAATTCATGGAATTACAGCCTGTATGTACCTCACGCCCCGGAAGAGATGATTAAAATGATGGGCGGGAAAAAACAATTCAGCACTCATTTGGATTCCTTATTCACCATGAACCTGCCTGATAAATACTTTGAAAATACAGAAGATATTTCCAGGGAAGGAATTATTGGAAATTATGTTCATGGAAATGAACCTTCACATCATGTTCCCTATTTATATAACTGGACAGATGATGCATATAAAGCACAAGATAAAATAAGAAACATACTTAAGCTAAAGTATCAAACCGGCCCGGAAGGGTTAAGCGGGAATGATGATTTTGGCCAAATGAGCGCCTGGTATATATTTAGCAGTTTAGGTTTTTACCCTGTTGCACCGGGGTCAGAAAATTATGCTCTAGGCAGTCCGGCCGTAAAAAAAGCAACTGTTAAACTGAAAAATGGCAACGTTTTTACAATTGAAACAAAAAACCAATCATCTACTAACGTATATGTAAAAAAAGTAGAGCTTAACGGAGAACCTATTACTCAGCCATTTATTAGCCATAAATCGATTATAAATGGTGGAAAACTTGTTTTTTATATGTCAGGCAAGCCTAATAAAAATCTTTACAACTAA
- a CDS encoding GH92 family glycosyl hydrolase, whose protein sequence is MKTIFKNLILLVISVTTFCCKNEKHDDVNNDIKDEVSYNDFVDPFIGTGGHGHTYPGATVPFGMIQLSPNNGQDGWDWCSGYHYSDSLVIGFSHLNLSGTGGSDLKDLVFMPINKKVDLTKDTHARDVPYRSKYSHKNEFAAPGYYSVFLEDHDIKVELTSGTRTAFHKYTFKKDDIQSVVLDLGVATNWDGATATHLKIEDDHTISGYRYSRGWAYNQKVFFVAKFSKPITEKQIVKDGETIDSDNVEGIKTSIQLFFDNSEATLETKLAYSSVSIENARQNLDASKNFDEAKQSAAETWNKEFKDIEVKTKTDSLKTIFYTSLYHAKLAPVIFSDKNGQFRLQNDSIVTANNYTAYSTLSLWDTFRAENPLLIFTDSEKVGDMISSMLAYFDERKRLPVWTLHGNETNCMTGYHAVSVIAEAYIKGIRNFDVEKAYQAVKTTLMQNERGMEYYKKYGYIPYDLMDESVTITLEYAYNDWCAALMAKALGHEEDYTYFHDRSMAYKHVFDPETRFMLGKKSDGITWHKPFDPKYSKHQKETDYTEGNAWQHSWFVLHDAENFVKMHGGSDPFTQMLEQLFTESSEITGDHVSPDISGMIGQYAHGNEPSHHIAYLFNKAGKPWLAQYWIKKIFDTQYNTTPNGLSGNEDCGQMSAWYIFSSMGIYPFNPVSATYEIGTPLFEKSTIHLDNGKDFVIEAENVSDKNFYIQSATLNGKEHNKTFITHEQIIAGGVLKLVMGSEPNKNWAVKK, encoded by the coding sequence ATGAAAACAATTTTTAAAAATCTGATTTTGCTTGTAATAAGTGTTACAACTTTTTGTTGTAAAAATGAAAAGCATGACGATGTTAATAATGATATAAAAGATGAGGTAAGCTATAATGATTTTGTAGATCCTTTTATCGGAACCGGTGGGCACGGACATACCTATCCCGGTGCTACTGTTCCATTTGGTATGATACAACTTAGTCCGAATAACGGGCAGGATGGTTGGGATTGGTGTTCGGGTTACCATTATTCCGATTCACTTGTAATAGGATTCAGTCATTTAAATTTAAGTGGTACAGGAGGTAGTGATTTAAAGGACCTTGTATTCATGCCGATAAATAAAAAAGTAGATTTAACCAAGGACACGCACGCACGTGATGTTCCTTACAGATCTAAATATTCCCACAAAAATGAATTTGCTGCACCGGGGTATTATAGTGTTTTTTTAGAAGATCATGACATTAAAGTAGAACTGACTTCCGGGACGAGAACAGCTTTTCATAAATATACTTTTAAAAAAGACGATATCCAGTCCGTAGTATTAGATTTGGGAGTAGCTACTAACTGGGATGGAGCTACCGCTACTCATTTAAAAATTGAAGATGATCATACAATTTCCGGGTATAGGTATAGTAGAGGATGGGCATACAATCAGAAGGTATTCTTCGTAGCTAAATTCTCTAAGCCTATAACTGAAAAACAAATAGTTAAAGACGGCGAAACCATTGATTCGGATAATGTAGAAGGAATCAAAACATCCATTCAATTATTTTTTGATAACAGTGAAGCAACATTAGAAACTAAATTAGCATATTCTTCGGTAAGCATAGAAAATGCCAGGCAAAATCTGGATGCCAGTAAAAATTTTGATGAAGCAAAACAAAGTGCTGCTGAAACCTGGAATAAAGAATTTAAAGATATTGAAGTGAAGACCAAAACAGATTCACTTAAAACTATATTTTATACCTCACTATACCATGCCAAACTAGCTCCGGTAATTTTCAGTGATAAGAACGGACAGTTTCGTTTACAAAATGACAGTATAGTAACAGCCAATAATTACACAGCTTATAGTACTCTTTCCTTATGGGATACATTCAGGGCAGAAAATCCTTTATTGATTTTTACAGATTCGGAAAAAGTGGGGGATATGATAAGTTCTATGCTGGCTTATTTTGACGAGCGTAAAAGATTACCTGTATGGACCTTGCATGGAAATGAAACTAATTGTATGACAGGCTATCATGCAGTATCAGTTATTGCAGAGGCTTATATTAAAGGAATCAGGAATTTTGATGTGGAAAAAGCATATCAGGCTGTTAAAACTACTTTGATGCAGAATGAAAGAGGAATGGAGTATTATAAAAAATATGGTTATATACCCTATGACCTCATGGATGAATCCGTAACAATTACGCTCGAATATGCTTACAATGATTGGTGCGCTGCACTAATGGCAAAAGCATTGGGTCACGAAGAGGATTACACTTATTTTCATGACAGATCGATGGCTTACAAGCATGTTTTTGATCCTGAAACGAGATTTATGTTAGGAAAAAAATCTGATGGAATTACATGGCACAAGCCATTTGATCCTAAATATTCAAAGCATCAAAAAGAAACTGATTATACTGAAGGAAATGCCTGGCAGCATAGCTGGTTTGTACTTCATGATGCTGAAAACTTTGTGAAGATGCATGGTGGTTCAGATCCGTTTACCCAGATGCTTGAACAACTTTTTACAGAGTCTTCGGAAATAACCGGTGATCATGTTTCCCCGGACATTTCAGGAATGATAGGACAGTATGCTCATGGAAACGAACCCAGTCACCATATTGCTTATCTTTTTAATAAAGCGGGAAAACCATGGCTTGCACAATATTGGATTAAGAAAATATTCGACACTCAATATAACACCACACCTAACGGATTGAGTGGAAATGAAGATTGTGGTCAAATGTCGGCCTGGTATATCTTTAGTTCCATGGGAATTTATCCTTTTAATCCGGTTAGTGCAACTTACGAGATAGGGACACCGTTATTTGAAAAGTCGACTATTCATTTAGATAACGGTAAAGATTTCGTTATTGAAGCAGAAAATGTATCTGACAAAAATTTTTATATACAGTCAGCGACCCTAAATGGTAAAGAACACAATAAAACATTTATTACTCATGAACAGATAATTGCCGGTGGGGTATTAAAATTGGTAATGGGAAGTGAGCCTAATAAAAATTGGGCTGTAAAAAAATAA
- a CDS encoding alpha/beta hydrolase has translation MPGIINLLFLLFILGVRGQHNEYAEAKDIYYYNDALKDEYKSEICKLDIHYPLKGKDHPVIIWYHGGGLTGGKKEIPEALKQQGFCVVGVGYRLSPHVPAASSILDAAASIAWVYKNISKYNGSSQKIVVSGHSAGGYLALMTVMNKSYLAAYGIDANTMAGLVPFSGHTITHFTIRAERGIGEHQAVVDDFAPLYYVRNDAPPILLITGDRNKELLARYEENAYFFRMMKVAGHKDIQIFELDGYGHGMTYPAFPLLIDFIKSKIK, from the coding sequence ATGCCCGGAATAATTAATTTATTATTTCTTCTGTTTATCCTGGGTGTCCGGGGACAGCATAATGAATATGCAGAGGCAAAAGATATTTATTATTATAACGATGCCTTAAAGGATGAATACAAAAGTGAAATATGTAAACTGGATATTCATTACCCATTAAAAGGCAAAGATCATCCGGTAATTATCTGGTACCATGGCGGCGGACTCACCGGCGGGAAGAAAGAAATTCCGGAGGCCCTCAAGCAACAAGGATTTTGTGTAGTAGGAGTAGGGTACAGGTTGTCTCCTCATGTACCGGCAGCAAGTAGTATTTTAGATGCTGCGGCCTCTATTGCATGGGTATATAAAAACATAAGTAAATATAATGGGAGTTCTCAAAAAATAGTGGTATCAGGCCACTCCGCCGGCGGCTACCTTGCATTAATGACAGTCATGAATAAATCTTATCTGGCTGCTTATGGTATTGATGCAAATACAATGGCAGGATTAGTTCCGTTCAGCGGTCATACAATTACACACTTTACCATACGTGCAGAAAGGGGAATAGGAGAACACCAGGCAGTTGTTGATGATTTTGCCCCTTTGTATTACGTTAGAAATGATGCTCCGCCCATTCTTCTTATTACAGGCGACAGGAATAAGGAATTATTAGCCAGGTATGAAGAAAATGCATACTTTTTTAGGATGATGAAAGTAGCAGGGCATAAAGATATTCAAATTTTTGAATTGGATGGATATGGACATGGAATGACATATCCGGCATTTCCTTTATTGATAGATTTTATTAAATCAAAAATTAAATAA
- a CDS encoding ROK family protein, translated as MNDFYTDERIVMTLDAGGTNFAFSAIKNGQQITDSIVFPSFATDKEKCLKTIIEGFKRVKDTISPLIPSAISFAFPGPADYKNGIIGDLPNFPSFRGGIALGPMLEHIFQIPTFINNDGDLFTYGEAVAGFLPFINKKLKEKNINKSYSNLIGITLGTGFGAGVVVNTQICQGDNSAAGELWLTQNYFSPNIIAEESVSIRAIQRVYKRDSASNEILDPEDIYLIAKGEKHGNKEAALKAFEEMGTALGGALVNTISLVDAPVVIGGGIAGAAEFIIPKILEHLNGNIADNNGNKYKRVIPEIFYLDNPESYNNFIKNTGVEVEVPFTDKKVIYNEQKKIPIGLSKLGTSEAIWLGAYYLALNNLDKKAFSEKIV; from the coding sequence ATGAATGATTTTTACACGGACGAAAGAATTGTCATGACTCTTGATGCCGGAGGAACAAATTTTGCTTTTTCTGCTATTAAAAACGGCCAACAAATTACAGACTCTATCGTATTTCCTTCTTTTGCAACAGATAAAGAAAAGTGTTTAAAAACAATAATAGAAGGGTTTAAAAGAGTAAAAGATACCATCTCACCTTTAATACCCAGTGCAATTAGTTTTGCGTTTCCTGGACCTGCCGATTATAAAAACGGAATAATAGGAGATCTACCTAATTTTCCTTCCTTTCGTGGGGGAATAGCACTAGGGCCAATGCTTGAGCATATTTTTCAAATACCTACTTTTATTAATAATGATGGTGATCTTTTTACTTATGGAGAAGCAGTAGCAGGATTTTTACCTTTTATTAATAAAAAACTAAAAGAGAAAAATATAAATAAAAGCTATTCTAACCTCATAGGTATAACTTTGGGTACCGGTTTTGGTGCAGGGGTAGTGGTTAATACGCAAATTTGCCAGGGGGATAATTCTGCAGCTGGCGAATTGTGGCTTACTCAAAATTACTTCTCTCCAAATATTATTGCAGAAGAAAGTGTAAGTATAAGGGCTATTCAGCGAGTATATAAAAGAGATTCTGCTTCCAATGAGATATTAGATCCGGAAGATATTTACCTTATTGCAAAAGGAGAGAAACACGGAAATAAAGAAGCTGCCTTAAAAGCATTTGAAGAAATGGGCACTGCTCTTGGTGGTGCATTAGTCAATACCATTTCTTTAGTTGATGCACCGGTAGTGATAGGGGGAGGCATAGCCGGAGCAGCAGAATTTATAATTCCAAAAATACTGGAGCATCTTAATGGAAATATTGCAGATAATAACGGAAATAAGTACAAAAGAGTGATACCGGAAATTTTTTATCTGGATAATCCTGAATCTTATAATAATTTCATTAAAAACACCGGTGTGGAAGTAGAGGTTCCTTTTACTGACAAAAAGGTTATATATAATGAACAAAAGAAAATTCCGATTGGACTTTCCAAATTGGGAACCAGTGAAGCAATCTGGCTTGGAGCTTATTATCTTGCGTTAAATAATTTAGATAAAAAAGCTTTCTCTGAAAAGATTGTGTAA